Proteins encoded in a region of the Cygnus olor isolate bCygOlo1 chromosome 4, bCygOlo1.pri.v2, whole genome shotgun sequence genome:
- the CASP3 gene encoding caspase-3, producing MADIKDGLHLGEDLADAKSFPGSKGMNLPASKSMDSGILPDYSYRMDYPEIGECIIINNKNFHKDTGLASRSGTDVDAASVREVFMKLGYKTKLSNDLSCRDIIKVLKNVSEEDHSKRSSFVCVLLSHGEEGLIYGTDGPLELKVLTSLFRGDKCRSLAGKPKLFFIQACRGTELDSGIEADSGPDEMTCQKIPVEADFLYAYSTAPGYYSWRNAAEGSWFIQSLCRVLREHARKLELMQILTRVNHRVAEYESYSNRPDFNAKKQIPCIVSMLTKEFYFRC from the exons ATGGCAGACATAAAAGATGGACTACACCTGGGGGAAGATCTGGCAGATGCAAAATCTTTCCCTGGTTCCAAAGG AATGAACCTACCTGCTAGCAAGTCTATGGACTCCGGAATTCTGCCAGACTACAGCTACAGAATGGATTATCCAGAGATAGGAGAATGTATTATAATAAACAATAAGAACTTCCACAAAGATACCG GACTGGCATCTCGTTCAGGTACGGATGTAGATGCTGCAAGTGTCAGAGAAGTTTTTATGAAGCTGGGATATAAAACCAAGCTTAGCAATGATCTTTCATGCAGGGACATTattaaagttttgaaaaacg ttTCTGAAGAAGATCACAGTAAGCGaagcagttttgtttgtgtgttgcTAAGCCATGGTGAAGAAGGACTCATCTATGGTACAGATGGCCCCCTCGAACTGAAAGTACTAACGAGCCTTTTCAGAGGTGACAAGTGCAGAAGTTTAGCAGGAAAACCCAAACTCTTCTTCATTCAG GCTTGTAGAGGGACTGAATTAGATTCTGGTATTGAGGCAGACAGTGGACCAGATGAAATGACGTGTCAGAAAATACCTGTAGAAGCAGACTTCCTATATGCATATTCTACTGCTCCAG GCTATTACTCCTGGAGGAATGCAGCTGAAGGCTCCTGGTTTATTCAGTCTCTGTGTAGGGTGCTGAGGGAACATGCAAGGAAACTTGAACTCATGCAGATTTTAACACGTGTAAATCACAGAGTGGCAGAATACGAATCCTACTCCAATCGGCCGGATTTTAATGCCAAGAAACAGATTCCATGCATTGTCTCTATGCTCACCAAAGAATTTTATTTCCGTTGCTAG